A genomic segment from Lutzomyia longipalpis isolate SR_M1_2022 chromosome 3, ASM2433408v1 encodes:
- the LOC129791574 gene encoding uncharacterized protein LOC129791574, producing MVKGYQRICSCLLIFIFSLCATASEADTSKGGDLDISEIPVERFALDLSNRNRRELDRHILRNASAIVHKLILNGNTEYTFPENDVALDDPHLQTFHCIKCNISQIFKENFSKLPHLREVVIQDNPLWTIHEDAFKENKFLHRLDLRRNKLKSFNAEGVLNHMPSLMFIHLCHNDFNFNVKRPFIRTRYMVRFDCIGCNIEIISPEALSRIGMLYHINLSHNRIRRFNLTIPGLMSLDLSHNPLNLTGTELNQPDLESFNCNNCSRSSVITDGIFAKCKSLLTVEMRHCALEEIDDHAFKNNHFLTRLDVDWNKLKRIPRKVIQMSSIEHLCFDYNPIEGTSEDWKLMTVYFARALGAECAVQKNASLMMQLMQTVQPDRVHLIRLHTFQDRIVDLSDRNITFVFPDYFQTHHDNFSVLVMDGNSLFNFQPRVPFTFYEQLEEFQCNGCGIDAIYEETFSYTPHMRRLELKNNKITHIALAVFHHNVALQTLTLNGNPLDLLYGAASLSFRNLDVVLPYDLPHRKSQLKIVPSLRNLTCTDCNIFILHENTFKHVPKLEIFNIEGHKLAAFGKELNLSASIDELNLLGNLEEFPFHLFNSSILPKKLCINYTLINATEIAMWGKMEAENFIKLLEGKTCPDYIKVDKEKEDIVKEIKNQLKIEQRKIEEKRKIEEQRKNEEKLKIEEQRKIEEQRKIEEQRKIEEKCKQIQKSSTTPTTPEENSTRRLNEDREEVEILHGKSDESSNFPTKKNQKLLTMNQNIDGTLPNAPLDADDEENNFSYNVQHSSMMSRNNGNKRFSSKSFTIICISFIFSIIFSIF from the exons ATTATGCGCTACTGCTAGTGAGGCTGATACGTCTAAGGGGGGTGACCTAGACATATCGGAAATTCCCGTGGAAAGATTTGCATTGGATCTATCAAATAGGAATAGACGAGAGCTCGATAGGCACATTCTGAGAAATGCTTCTGCAATTGTCCATAAATTAATCTTGAATGGAAATACGGAATATACTTTCCCTGAGAATGACGTTGCCCTCGATGATCCACATTTGCAGACATTTCACTGCATCAAATGCAACATTTCTCAgattttcaaggaaaacttCTCCAAGTTGCCCCATTTGAGGGAAGTTGTAATTCAGGACAATCCACTTTGGACCATACATGAGGATgcatttaaggaaaataaatttcttcatcgTCTTGATTTGCGGcggaataaattaaagtctTTCAATGCGGAGGGAGTGCTTAACCACATGCCCAGCCTTATGTTTATTCATTTGTGCCACAatgatttcaattttaacgTGAAGCGTCCTTTTATTCGCACGCGCTACATGGTTAGATTTGATTGCATTGGATGCAATATTGAGATCATTTCACCGGAGGCTCTATCACGCATAGGGATGCTGTATCATATCAATTTGAGCCACAACAGAATTAGACGATTCAATCTCACTATTCCAGGTCTGATGTCTTTGGATCTCTCGCACAATCCTTTAAATTTAACTG GTACTGAACTGAATCAGCCCGATTTGGAGAGTTTCAACTGCAACAACTGCTCTAGAAGCAGCGTCATTACTGATGGAATATTCGCCAAATGCAAATCACTTTTAACGGTGGAAATGCGTCATTGTGCATTGGAAGAGATAGATGATCATGCTTTCAAGAATAATCATTTTCTAACTCGTCTAGATGTTGATTGGAATAAATTGAAGCGAATTCCACGAAAGGTAATCCAGATGAGTTCAATTGAGCACCTCTGCTTCGACTACAATCCCATTGAGGGAACATCTGAAGATTGGAAGCTCATGACGGTGTACTTTGCAAGAGCATTGGGTGCTGAGTGTGCTGTACAGAAGAATGCATCCCTTATGATGCAACTTATGCAAACCGTTCAACCCGATAGGGTACACCTAATACGTTTACATACATTCCAGGATAGAATTGTGGATCTTAGCGATCGCAATATAACATTCGTTTTTCCGGATTATTTTCAAACACACCACGACAACTTCAGTGTTCTCGTGATGGATGGCAACAGTCTATTCAACTTCCAACCCCGAGTACCATTCACATTTTATGAACAATTGGAAGAGTTTCAGTGCAACGGATGCGGCATTGATGCAATTTATGAGGAAACTTTCAGTTACACACCACACATGAGGCGTCTGGaattgaaaaacaataaaatcacGCATATCGCTTTGGCAGTCTTCCATCACAACGTTGCACTGCAGACACTCACCCTCAATGGGAATCCCCTAGATTTACTCTATGGGGCTGCATCATTGAGCTTCCGGAATTTGGATGTGGTACTTCCTTACGATTTACCCCATCGCAAAAGTCAACTAAAGATTGTTCCAAGTTTGAGAAATTTAACGTGCACCGACtgcaacattttcattttacacgAAAACACCTTCAAGCACGTCCCaaaacttgaaattttcaatatagaAGGACACAAATTGGCTGCTTTTGGcaaagaattaaatctttcgGCATCAATtgatgaattgaatttattgggaAATCTCGAGGAATTTCCATTTCATCTTTTTAACTCATCAATTCTACCCAAAAAGCTCTGCATTAACTACACACTGATTAATGCAACGGAAATTGCTATGTGGGGCAAAATGGAGgcggaaaatttcataaagctCCTGGAAGGTAAAACATGTCCTGATTATATTAAAGTTGATAAAGAAAAGGAAgatattgtaaaagaaataaaaaatcaattgaaaatcgaACAGcgcaaaattgaagaaaagcgCAAAATTGAGGAACAGcgcaaaaatgaagaaaagctcaaaatcgAAGAACAGCGCAAAATTGAGGAACAGCGCAAAATCGAAGAACAGcgcaaaattgaagaaaaatgcaaacaaattCAAAAGAGTTCAACAACTCCTACAACACCAGAAGAAAATTCGACAAGAAGATTAAATGAAGATAGGGAAGAAGTGGAGATTTTACACGGAAAATCAGATGAATCTTCTAATTTtccaacgaaaaaaaatcaaaaacttttaacaatGAATCAGAATATCGATGGTACATTACCTAATGCACCTTTAGATgctgatgatgaagaaaataatttcagttATAACGTTCAGCATTCTTCTATGATGTCAAGAAATAATGGAAACAAGAGGTTTTCCTCCAAAAGCTTCACAATAATttgtatttcatttattttttcaataattttttccatattttaa
- the LOC129791578 gene encoding nose resistant to fluoxetine protein 6-like produces the protein MKVLLMLALLFTLARAQRTSSLLENILALNYTTAPVSEWCDGDLKIVADALRMQDVWAMKLLDASGRIESGFVWGNNFWLGSKSSCARLARPYPVALSTRFSRNNVPHLTDIAAPIPVIYRVVYVRHSSRLQLDMQILDLSVLHIGLCLPTNCSNNDTESLVNQLMADANFPGRNLLGKNTTVLRSKSLQLRDTFYQNPLVIAAMVLLAIMVCLSVACSTYNLLMDIIHNRDDCQINKDTTKRLNVFEKFIKCFSLHHNTVIVFNHDLRKSAVPVIHGLRALTMFWIITGHIFFYALASTKNFQRVLTYMKEWFMQPFNAAVSGVDTYLVISGFLLSYLYFESHMRKPKKDGVVDFIKSVCNRILRIAPPYYTIILFSIIIGLYLEDKSQFQLLENIEENCTKYWWRNVLFINNFFPFSELCLTWSWYLSVDLQCFAITTLCLIIWSRWQRLATAIFIVIFLAATFFNTYLGYAIGFDFMYDVEFNSIDFLYTPVWSRIPVYFCGVLAGWFLSTFNRKLYLKRSIIRGFWLLTTCTMILLIFGRMVNNLPAAASMWYCGFGKTAWAMGISWIIVACTTGHGGIATRILSAKCLLKFSRMSYSAYLLNPIFILFTMLSTEGPLLLDFAQLTTTVMGVGTAVFAAAFVFMLLFENPYTMLVRTFIERK, from the exons atgaaagttctcCTCATGCTGGCACTGTTGTTCACCCTGGCACGGGCACAGCGTACATCGAGCCTCCTAGAAAATATCCTCGCACTAAATTACACCACAGCCCCCGTGTCTGAGTGGTGTGATGGTGATCTGAAGATTGTGGCGGATGCCCTGCGGATGCAGGACGTTTGGGCTATGAAAT TGTTGGATGCATCGGGGCGTATTGAGTCGGGATTTGTGTGGGGCAACAACTTCTGGCTCGGCTCGAAGTCCTCATGCGCCCGCCTAGCGCGCCCCTACCCCGTGGCACTGTCCACCAGATTTTCGCGCAACAACGTGCCCCACTTGACAGACATTGCGGCACCAATTCCTGTGATATATCGCGTCGTTTACGTGCGACACTCTTCCCGCCTTCAGTTGGACATGCAAATACTGGATCTG TCTGTCCTCCACATTGGGCTGTGTTTGCCGACAAATTGTAGCAATAATGACACAGAGAGTCTCGTGAATCAATTGATGGCTGATGCAAATTTTCCCGGACGGAATTTGCTCGGCAAAAACACCACCGTGCTACGTAGTAAGAGTCTCCAGCTACGGGATACCTTCTACCAGAATCCTCTCGTTATAGCAGCAAT GGTCCTCTTGGCAATTATGGTGTGCTTGAGTGTTGCCTGCTCGACGTACAACCTGTTGATGGACATCATACATAACCGAGATGATTGCCAAATTAACAAAGACACCACGAAGAGACTCAATGtctttgagaaattcatcaaatgcTTCTCCCTGCACCACAATACGGTCATTGTATTTAACCATGATCTCAGAAAGTCCGCCGTACCCGTGATTCATGGGCTCAG AGCTCTCACAATGTTCTGGATAATCACGGGACACATTTTCTTCTATGCCCTGGCAAGCACGAAGAATTTCCAGCGTGTCCTCACGTACATGAAGGAATGGTTTATGCAACCATTCAATGCTGCTGTTTCAGGAGTCGACACATATCTCGTTATCAG cGGCTTTCTCCTATCTTACCTGTATTTTGAGTCACACATGAGGAAACCAAAGAAGGATGGCGTTGTTGATTTCATCAAGAGTGTCTGCAATCGCATCCTAAGGATAGCACCACCGTACTACACAATCATCCTCTTCTCCATTATCATTGGACTTTACCTGGAGGATAAATCTCAATTTCAGCTGCTTGAGAATATCGAAGAGAATTGCACCaa ATACTGGTGGCGCAATGTACTCTTCATTAACAACTTCTTCCCGTTCTCCGAGCTTTGCCTCACGTGGAGCTGGTATTTGAGCGTGGATCTGCAGTGTTTTGCAATCACAACACTCTGCCTCATCATCTGGAGCCGCTGGCAGAGATTAGCCACCGCCATATTCATTGTCATCTTCCTCGCGGCCACATTCTTCAACACATACCTCGGATATGCCATCGGGTTTGATTTTAT GTACGACGTGGAATTCAACAGCATCGATTTCCTGTACACACCAGTGTGGTCTAGAATTCCTGTTTACTTCTGCGGTGTCCTCGCAGGGTGGTTTTTGAGCACGTTCAACCGAAAGCTCTACCTCAAAAGG TCCATCATTCGTGGCTTTTGGCTCTTGACCACCTGCACAATGATTCTCCTTATTTTTGGGCGAATGGTTAACAACTTGCCAGCTGCTGCGTCAATGTGGTACTGTGGCTTCGGGAAAACCGCCTGGGCGATGGGAATCTCATGGATTATCGTCGCCTGCACCACAGGGCACGGTG GTATTGCCACGAGAATCCTCAGTGCAAAGTGCCTCCTGAAATTCAGCAGAATGTCCTATTCGGCATATTTACTGAATCCCATCTTCATCCTTTTCACCATGCTGTCGACTGAGGGACCACTTTTGCTAGATTTCGCGCAATTG ACAACTACCGTCATGGGGGTTGGGACAGCTGTTTTTGCAGCAGCATTCGTATTTATGCTCCTCTTCGAGAATCCCTACACAATGCTAGTCCGGACAttcattgaaaggaaatga
- the LOC129791602 gene encoding leucine-rich repeat transmembrane protein FLRT3-like, with protein sequence MKGVGFILILSCLWSYFLYDANGQSYPGRNITRLESFLKEENLDKKNITILDFSDNLVITIEDTTVFIDFARLSVLNLNNNFGFHFKKNSTGLESSTVKIFSCDKCNITEIRSNTFSELPKLQTLSLKENGMNSIEADAFTRNTELVDLSLQGNEFVELPEKLVENLNLKSLFFDNNSLYNFPEAKPFLISKTLEVFTCSACGVAVIYKKTFTQVPQLRVLNLQWNFIHHVPDLTFTATPHLQQLNLEFNNLTNVPLEPIEESAELEEVCLDGNPIEWTEDFPVFIELYQKRELRGENCNKNETIFLSNTVKYLTTPPSTTKSTESPLEIQAASVNPTLLDALIATYLLVCIILEGLIFAFISLYLARIVRASSKEFDYSTTVLNPSDIYKIN encoded by the exons ATGAAAGGTGTGgggtttattttaattctcagTTGTTTGTGGAGTTATTTCCTCTATGA TGCAAATGGTCAAAGTTATCCTGGAAGAAATATTACAAGGCTGGAAAGTTTCCTAAAGGAGGAAAATCTTGATAAAAAGAACATAACTATTTTAGACTTCAGCGATAATCTTGTGATAACGATTGAAGATACAACAGTGTTCATAGATTTTGCTAGACTGAGTGTTCTAAACTTAAATAACAATTTTGGAtttcattttaagaaaaatagtACGGGGCTAGAAAGTTCAACAGTGAAAATATTCAGCTGTGACAAATGCAACATAACAGAAATTCGAAGCAATACATTCAGCGAGTTACCAAAACTACAGACGCTGTCGCTCAAAGAAAATGGCATGAATAGCATAGAGGCTGATGCTTTTACGAGAAACACTGAACTTGTGGACCTATCACTCCAAGGCAATGAATTTGTTGAATTACCGGAAAAGTTGGTTGAAAATCTGAATCTGAAATCCCTCTTCTTCGACAATAACAGCTTGTACAACTTTCCCGAGGCGAAACCCTTTCTAATTAGCAAAACTTTGGAGGTTTTCACGTGCAGCGCCTGTGGAGTTGCTGTAATATACAAGAAGACATTTACCCAAGTACCACAGCTTCGGGTACTCAATCTGCAATGGAATTTCATACATCATGTCCCTGATTTAACTTTCACTGCTACACCACATTTGCAGCAGCTCAATTTggaatttaacaatttaaccAATGTCCCGCTCGAACCCATTGAGGAGTCTGCTGAACTTGAAGAAGTCTGCCTCGATGGGAATCCAATTGAATGGACTGAAGATTTTCCAGTATTCATCGAATTGTATCAGAAACGCGAATTAAGGGgtgaaaattgtaataaaaatgaaacaatcTTCCTGAGTAATACGGTCAAATATTTAACAACTCCTCCAAGCACAACAAAGTCGACCGAAAGTCCGTTGGAAATTCAGGCAGCTTCTGTGAATCCAACACTTCTGGACGCCCTGATTGCTACCTATTTGCTTGTTTGTATCATCCTGGAGGGACTCATATTTGCCTTCATAAGCCTCTACTTGGCAAGGATTGTCCGCGCAAGTTCCAAAGAATTTGATTATTCAACGACTGTGCTCAATCCAAGcgatatttataaaataaattaa